From the genome of Anomaloglossus baeobatrachus isolate aAnoBae1 chromosome 6 unlocalized genomic scaffold, aAnoBae1.hap1 SUPER_6_unloc_1, whole genome shotgun sequence:
GGGGTCTGTATTCTGCGGGGTAAGGCCTGATGGGAGGAGCCTATTACGCCATGCCTCGTTCCGGGACTCACGCTGCCTTATCTTTGATCGGTTTCCCTCGGTACACCGCCAGTTatagttcctgctttgcagtgtGTGTTTCTGGTCCTGTAAGTCTGTTTTCATCCTGCTCGCTACTTAGTGCTCCTTTCCCCGACCTCCGTCCTTCCCGTCTTGTCTGACCTCTCTGTGTCTCCTAACTGCTTAGTTTCCCCATCTCCACTCCCTCCTCTTTACTTACTTGTCTCCCCAGTTTCCGACATCGGCTTGCTTTCTGACTATGGCTCTGCTCTCCTCTGGCTCCTGACGATACCTCCTGTTATTCCGACCCCAGATCTCTCGTGACTTCAGCTCTGCTTAACCCCTCTGTACTGACGTGACTTCCCATCACTGACCTAGCTCTGCTTAACCCCTCTGTACTGATGTGACTTCCTGGCACTGACCTAGCTCTGCTTAACCCCTCTGTACTGATGTGACTTCCCGGCACTGACCTAGCTCTGCTTAACCCCTCTGTACTGACGTGACTTCCCGGCACTGACCTAGCTCTGCTTAACCCCTCTGTACTGACGTGACTTCCCGGCACTGACCTAGCTCTGCTTAACTCCTCTGTACTGATGTGACTTCCCGGCACTGACCTAGCTCTGCTTAACCCCTCTGTACTGATGTGACTTCCCggcactgacctatctctgcttaaCCCCTCTGTACTGATGTGACTTCCCGGCACTGACCTAGCTCTGCTTAACCCCTCTGTACTGATGTGACTTCCCGGCACTGACCTAGCTCTGCTTAACCCCTCTGTACTGACGTGACTTCCCGGCACTGACCTTAGGCTTCTTTGACCATTCTTTCACATACTCACGCAGATGctggtgacctctagtgggcttgcgcCTAACTAAACGTAGAAGCACTACATCCAGCCTGagttccggctccccctggtggtagcattgtattggcctggtcattaagtacaaaattgaCTTTCCTCTCAAGGGATAAGTGATGTTTAGAATAATAAAACCAAACTGGATAATAATACATGTGATATCACAGCCTTATgccattggtgtaattacctttcccaCCCCTAGGGGTCAATGTGTTTTTATGGTTCCATCTTTATTATTtggatatatatttattaataacctAATAATATAATGAAGCTGTATAACCATAAACCAGCATGAAGGAGTGGATGAAATGTTTGAttgaaacctttttcttttaatggTTCAATCTCATcagtcatatttaataaaataaagtgATTTCTACTATAAGAATATTAAACATTTTgtattttctcaattgagatattaaaaaatTTAGAATCAAAATAAGAATAAggcctgtgtgtgtggatgatggatTTATGTCCTCAGTAACACATACCCTTACAATTACCAATGTTCCAGATGATTTCCATACCTGTCCTAGTATCAAAAGTTTTCAGTTCTGTAACATGAGTTCTGATGACCAGACTCCGTATTATTATACCCAATAGTCACacggagagccgtaacttttttacttttccagcaatcttgccatatgagggcttgttttttgcgggacgagttgtacttttaaatgaaaccataagttttaccatataatgcactggaaaacagcaaaaaaaattcaagtgtggaaaaattgcaaaaaaagtgcaagtgcacgatggttttggggatattttattcaccgtgttcgctatatggtaaatctgatgtgtgGGTGCGATGTCTCAGGTCGGTGAGAGTTCACAGACACCAaacgtgtataggtttacttttatataaggggttaaaaaaaattcagaagtttgtccaaaaaaagtggtgcactttttgcgccatgttccgtgacccgtagcgttctcatttttcattgTCCATGGCTCAGTGCtggcttactttttgcgtcttgagctgacattttttattatgccattttgatgcagatgctacatttcgatcgcctgttattgcattttgcgtaaaatctgCGACGACcagaaatgtaattttggcgtttggaattttttgccactacgtcatTTACTGAgcagattaaatgattttatactttgatagatcgggcatttctgaatgcggcaataacacatttgtgtatattttttattttttaaccctttaattttcaatgggggttatttgaactttaatggggtttttttctttttaattttttaaaacttttttttgttacagtatttttattttagtagtcccccagggggctataaggatcagcagtctgatcattcattcatttctcccgatcagagctggacagctcagatcagcagaaatgctgcgtttctGTTAGAGCCACTACTCTGTCGGCTGCACGAAGAACTACATCATAATAGTGGCAGGAGTCATCCCATGACCCTGTgcgaccatggcaaccatcggctccccgtgatcgcatCGCGGGGCCTCTGATGGCGGCAGTGAAAGGTGCATTCCCTGCTGCGGCACTTTAAATTGCACGGTCACATTTTGACATTGtgatttaagaggttaacaggcacgggtggatcatagatccacctgcacctgcgaggcacacatgtctactGTACAAATCAatacacatgtgcagggatcaccactgGCTTACTGCAGTAGTGTGGTGATCACCACTTCATGATTTAGTACATACAGTTACATCCTAGGTCACAAAGGGGTTAATATTTATTCTTAAACCGTGATTATATAATTGGGATCAATAACACTTTTCCCCTTTAATACAATGAAATAATTTTATGAAATGTTTCatatattaatataaaaaataatttgtAAATCTTATGCATAAATCACCTTTTTTATATCATATTTTATAAAGCGATGAGTACTCCGATTGGTAAACATCgtaagaaaataatataataattctTTAAGTAAAAATATTAGAAACAACCTAGAATGTGAGTCTTCTGGGCATTTATTACCTTTGATGTGTGTTTGCACTTATTCACAGTTATCCAAGTCAAActataataattagtgatgggtgactGGTGAAATATTCGGGGGATGATTATTTGTTTTGAATATTCGTACTGTTTTGCAATCCGGCAGCGGGTTCACTGGTGATTACACGTTGTACTATGGGAACCCGGCCGTGAACGTCGATGACCTGACTGATGTGACGGCTCCTGACAGCCGGGTCCCCGCTGCCCTCAGTAtgtcccaggagctgcagtgatcgGTCACGTTtgccatcactgcagcttctggatgtagcagagccgggatcgtcgtGGCATGTTGTGTAGATTACGTCAAACCTGTgtaggtgttttggggttaataaattggtgaaggagggggtgtgttttatttgtttgtttgttttttatttaaaaataaggatttttgtgtgctTCTGTTATTttcctttttacttacagggttgtaaTGGAGGTCTCAGACacctttttgacaaatcacagctgatatcaatcccatatattaccccgattaccactgcatcagggcaacaaGATGACCCGGGGAAAGCTCCAgaattatcacatctaatggattcacCTATTAtggagcggctgcggcctgctattttcaggctgaggaaggcccaataactatggccattcccagcctgagaataccagtccccagctgtctgttttacctgctctGGCTATCACACATAGGCAGAGGACTAAATGTCTTATTTATTAACTGTgcatgccaatcacagtaatgccagtagcaaagatggctacaacattactgtgattggcagacaatccccgcatgtttagtggctgaaaatcaggcaccaaaccgCAAATTTAATCACAAATGTCTGAATCATTGACTGTGATCTGACATTTTGAACGACTGATTCGTACAATCGTTCAAATATGGacataaaaataaatgtactttgtTTTTGTCCAAATCGTAATTTCTTTGGCATTTCAAATTTGTAGAATTAGTATTTGTTTCACACCAGATCAGCCTCTCGGTCTATTGAGGTCATTTGACCGCTCGTCACTCACTATCACAAGACTTAATGCTTAGCATCTGGAAAATGTTACAGGCAGCCACTTATTATCTGTTTGTAATAGATGAACAGATCCACAAAGCTACAGGGATCCCAAGAAGCAGTCTCCTGGATTACAGAGGGAGGATAACAATAGGGTACCGCTTGTGGTCACATATAATCCCCACATGAGCATCCTAAGGAAAATTGGTGCTGATCTTCAACCCATATTCCACAGGGACCACAGACTGAAAGTAATATTCCCAGATTTACCGCTTCTTAGGTACCTACCACACAGCGGCGGATACCGCTTATCACAGACAGCCAGAAATTTCACTTTTTTCAATTTATCTGGGAGTGCCTCGTGCTTATTAACTCACtatatggtctggaaacctacGTGAGCTCCCCATATACGGAACTCTATAATTGTGGAAGTGCCTTATCCTATTGAACAGTCCTACGGCGTCCAGCTGTCACAGTATTTGGCTACACAAGCTACACTCTGGctttccctttttcccttcttGGGTTTATCcccttctctttaggaccctgcggatttctTCACCTTTTCAGCTTTTTTTCTTCAACACTTCTCTTGGTGCCTTTATATACCATCATTTCCCCTTACTCGGTGCTGATGATAGGTCTAACACCCTTAACAAATCTTCAGTGCAAGCAATTGGCtggtattcatctgaagaaactttgttgttgtcgtTGTAGTTCCTCTTCCtgcgtcatctggagataagtaatTCATTTACTTTTCCCCATGTGtgctccctgtgtgttctttagaacttagtggggttgactaagcgctcatctgttccctacctaggaCTTATTTTGGGGTCAGCTAGGGTCAGGTATGGTGCTTAGGTGtgcaacctatctagggtggtgagggaagccagaggccagcagtaagtttggtcaggggtcaccaatgTCCTCTTCCCTTCACACGgggcttcccttccctttcaccggtTGCTTGGTACTCCCCCTCCCCATACCTAGCATTACACCACCAACTTAAAAAAGGCAAAGGCAACTGTGATAGGtcttctgcaacatgtgactcaagcagtaatccactggCTAGCAGAAATCaactcctgcaagcccaattactaacaagagcacagctggtcaatgcccgagcctatctgtgcaactcaaaagcagcatcatgtggAGTATGTGACTTTGCTGTGTGAACATCAGAAGTAGTCCTCCTGACACTCAGTGAGTTGTGAGCCAGACACTGTGTGACAGTCAGGCCTAGCCACCAGGAACTATCTGTTCAGGCTTTGAAGCCAGGACCGAGGTGCCACATATAAGCCCCTCTGTATTCCCATGGAAACCCCCCTTGTTTCTGAGTTCCTGTAATCAAAATACCTAAAGGTTCTGCCCTTTGTGTAGAAAGTTATTTAGACCAATGTTACTTTACGGTTGCGGTCATACATTCATCCCTACAGTTACACATTTCCTTCACACCAACAAATTCATAGGGATAATTCTGGAGTCGCTAGTACTCGTGCAACAAATGACAAGTCATGAAGAAGATTGAGCCTGACAGGTTTAGTTATGGAAGCTGGACAGTCATTCCCTCTACTGCTTGACAGTAGATATAACCTAAGGAGACAAGCTCCTCCGAAACGTATCTTTCCTGTATGGGCTGCTCCTGTGTCTACTAGAAAATTGATTGATGCCCTCACATGCAGATGTAATCATTAGCTGAGGACCTGAGGAAGTGTCAAGGGCATTGTTATTGTAGAGGTAACTCACAAGATTGCCGCTTCTTCATTGAGGTGCCTGACCCTTGGTCGGGCCCTTCTGTGGACATTTAGCTGCAGAATGCACGGTTTTCCCACAATAGCAGTTTATTTTAGACATGTCACGTGGGAAGTTCTGTCACTGTTCAGGGTTTGGATTTCTCCATTTAAGTAGTTGACTTACCAGTATGAGTTTTTTCCTACTCTGCTCCCTTCGCTATGGCCATTAGGTCAGGGACCTGTCCGGTCCACCAGTCAGGGCGAGCCTTTTTCATCCTGTATCGGCATCTTGAGCCCCGATATGACGGTGTGTGTCAACAGTCGCATGTCCTTACTGTCACCTGCTTCATATCCATAGTCAATCCACGGGTGCTCCAGAGCTGTGGCATAGTCAGCTACCGTCTGGTGGTCTGCATTTGTGGCATGAAACTGTCAGTCTAGTGGTCCCGTTGCTCTCTCACCCACGGTCGCGTCACAGTTATAAATTCCTCCCCAGATTCTTTTGTAGCCTAATCTCTTTGGACAGTGCTGGGGGGTTTTGATAATATTTCGTTCTTTATAACCTCTTCCCCCCTTTTATCTCTAAGAGACTCTCCAAGACTGCCCAAGTGGCTTTATATGCAATCTGAatatgtaccgccccagcgtcagcagccaagactgctcagatccagatccgcggtggctcgaggggtctccggacccgggaggggtcgtgcggccactcgaaataaaagggggtatttacaggggattgtgtgtttagagttcgtgacgccactcacggtgtgtggtaaggtggagtaccaccgctgctgttgggagcgcccggtggcaatggaatggcagccaggtgtttaacccctccgtgggtagggggaatgccccggggcttggtgatggtagtaaggggatgccgttggggaggaaagggtcactgtgtactcactcagtccaataacgctgacacccacaacttgtaaaccgaaattctgagcaccgctgcagctgggacggagcacgcctggatcccgtgcccgatggtgttgcttgttagcctgtgacttttcccttggcaccttctttattggttggcccctgtagtatagaactagtcgggtcccgctcacccgtatggctaatggagtgagcttgctctcagggttcacgcttgggattttctggactgtatattgggaaagtcctatccccctcgttgcgctagtaccccgattttggagcgggtggagaatggatcttgaaggctccatcctcgttgggtgaattaccaggatgcttgaagctacttcccagccaagagtccacgtaccccgttgtgccctggcccctgcccggagatggcacaaggcagccctcctcggcagttccgtgccccttgtcacgatcccctgcgactggggttccagctcctaccaggcccagaccaagtaCCAGGCCACCTAGTACtagcaaggagcccagctcctgtcctcctccaactgccttgtgacctctcctcacgagagtcaccactcaactgactgctcctgatactccctaaccaaccccccaagtgggcggccctattcccttcaggctacccattggtgtgtctggtgggtgtggtgcagagtgttcctaggatcttGATTGGctggttcttagcaacaccaaaggtcagggacccgtaaccaaggaggaagtggataccgtgcagaagggcagattgcacaataccctgtgacgacctgataggccagggcgtcacaaataccttCCAATTTGCGGAGGAAAGTACTGGGGACTACATGGGGGTCTGGCAATGTATTACACATAGCCAACAGCTCACTTGGGGTCCAGGGGTGGTATTACTCTTACTCAGTGTTTTAGATCTCTACAACCCTAGTGAACATGCACCTTATTTATTAGTGGCTATATGTTTGCCGGCAGATAGGGTCTCAGCCCTCACAGGCTAAACAGACATCTCTTCAGTCTGGGTTTTGTTGCCCACATTTGGGGCACACCCACCCCATTGGACCATTACATGGAGGTAGAGCTGTCAGCGATTTAGGTCTTCTGTCACCAAGAGCAATTAGCAATTTTTCTGGTGATCTGATCATGTCCCTTACATCATAGTCAGTCCCTCTTTCCATCTCTTCTGACTTGTGCTCAGCCAGTAATTCCCTGGGCTACTTCATACAACATTGTGGCCTGGTCATACTTATTATGGTCCTCCAGCCATCCCTTATAGTTAGTCAGAAACTTCTGCCATACTTTTGCATCCAGTGTTCCATTCACACCTGTACTCAACTTCTTCAACATCAGTCTGCAGCCTTTGGTTGCTTCCATCCCTCTCATATGTTCTACAATATCAGTTGCAGAAATCCATGTCTCCACTTCCTTATTGCAGTCCCCTTCCCCGAGAAGAGTAAAAACTTCACTGCTCAAGCAATAATTTGCTTCCAAGGGTACATGACACAACCTAACAGAGCTGATACACCTCCACAGGCTCTACAAGTCAATGCCACGCCACCCGGCGTCTGCTAAAACCCATTCTGTAGAGTCACCCGGCTACATGACGCCCCTCAGAGAGCTGGATACACCACGACAGGCTCTATAAGTCAATACCACGCCACCCGGCGTCTGCTAAAACCCGTTCTGTAGAGTCACCCGGCTACATGACGCCCCTCAGAGAGCTGGATACACCACGACAGGCTCTATAAGTCAATACCACGCCACCCGGCGTCTGCTAAAACCCGTTCTGTAGAGTCACCCGGCTACATGACGCCCCTCAGAGAGCTGGATACACCTCCACAGGCTCTACAAGTCAATACCACGCCACACGGTGTCTGCTAAAACCCGTTCTGTAGAGTCACCCGGCTACATGACACCCCTCAGAGAGCTGGATACACCTCCACAGGCTCTACAAGTCAATACCACGCCACACGGTGTCTGCTAAAACCCGTTCTGTAGAGTCACCCGGCTACATGACACCCCTCAGAGAGCTCTTCTTCATGCAGAATTAGAGTACGCTAATTGCAAGTTAAATCACACATACTCATCTGTCTTCATCCTTACAGAAATGTCCTTGATAGGTCCCCCTGGGCTGTACCTAGAAGCTCCATTCGGAGGGAACCCTAAAATGATGTACAACCGCTACTCTGCCTAGATTGATGTGTATCTGGTTCTGGTACTTACCTCAGTTGCCTCCAAGTTGGTCTATCAAGCCTGTTAATCATGTGCCAGAGGTACCTAGTGAGGGCAATAATCCCAATGTGGCCAGCCTGGTTTATGCACACGTATTTTAAAGCAACAGATCCCTGCATGTTCAAATTCTATACATGTCAAACTTGTCTGGTGACGCTCATAACAGACAACAAAACATGTAAGAGTCCCTGGCTGGAGGCATCTCACATTGGCTGCCTTTCGGAAATGCAGGGTTTCTTTCCAGTTTGTGATGGACAGCTTTATACACTGCCACTTCTCACAGCCTCCCCCATAAGAGgctcatatcacacacacacagaagcaTTCACCTGTAAAGGTGAATTATACACATATAAAGCAGCATTCACTGGTACATGGTAGCAGGTAACATCACGTCACCCACCAGACCACAAGAACCGCAAGAAGAAGAACACAGGAGGCAGCcagtaacacaatgggttacttaTCGCAGATGTCCTGCGTCCCGTTCTCCGTCCTGTGCACCTGCGATCAGAGGCGTTGTCCTGGTGCCCGCATTTACCACTAAACATTGTTATTGCAAATATACCATAAAACAGCGAGACCAGAGAACGACATCGACGGAGGGAATAGAGGAGGCCACTACAGGTATGGGGTCAGCATGATTCCCCACCAGGCTGGCATCTAGGGGACAGATTTATAGCAAAGCTTTAGTACACAAGTCAATACAACCTCAACATTATAGGTCACATTTCAATCCTTAAAGTGACTGGTTTCTAAAGCTCAGTGGGTGTGTTGATAGGTTCTTTGGCACGGATATGTAAGTGGCAGGGTGCTTAATCTTATAGTCAACTTATTTTGACATATATTGCAAAGTAATCTTGATTATTCAAGTGTACCAAGCGCCATCTTAGATTCATAGATGTGCATAAGATGGTGAGTTTAAAAATTATACAATATATCATACATTATCGAATTATATCAAATTCAAACATTATAACATCCACAATGCAGTTCAAAATCCAATGGTTTCCTTTACAAGATCCTTCCCGTCTCATTTTATGTTGGCAGATGGATCTTCTGGATCTTTCTTATTGTGCTTCATCTCTATAATGATCTCTCTCTCTCGTTGCAGCACTGGACATGGCTCTGTTGCTCCCGATACTCCTGGCCGTGTTGGCTTCGGTTCTTGGAGGTCTCTACATGTTGGGGATGTTCCGGAAGAGACGACCCAATGAGCCCCCTCTAGATAAAGGCACCATCCCGTGGCTGGGATACGCTCTGGATTTCCGCAAAAACACTGCAGGATTTTTAAAGAAGATGCAGAAAAAGCATGGAGACATCTTCACCGTCCAGATCGGAGGCTATTACTTCACCTTTGTCACTGACCCCTTATCGTTTGGTCCCATCGTGAAGGAGGCCAGGTCCAGGCTGGACTTTGAGCAGTTTGCTTTGGAGTTGGTGGCCAGAGTGTTCGGTTACCATTCTGGGACCAATGACCACAAGTTGCTGGAGAAGGCGAGTACGAAGCATCTTATGGGGGACGGTCTAGTGGTCATGACCCAGGCCATGATGGACAACCTTCAGAACTTGATGCTTCATAGCGTTGGTTCTGTGGATGgtgagaaaaaatggcagcaggatGGTCTATTCAACTACAGCTACAACATAGTCTTCCGGGCTGGGTATCTTGCCTTATTCGGTAACGAACCTGCAAAAAGCCAAGGAAACTCAGAGAAAGCCAAGAAACATGACAGTGACCACTCAGAGAAGTTGTTCGGTGAGTTTAGAAAGTATGATAAACTGTTCCCACGCTTGGCCTATGCTGTCCTCCCACCAAGAGACAAGCTGGAGGCCGAGAGACTGAAGAGGCTTTTCTGGAACATGTTGTCCATAAAGAGAACCCTACAGAAAGAAAATATCAGTGGCTGGATTATTGACCAGTTCCAGCACCGAGCAGAGAATGGGATGCCAGAATACATGCAGGACAGGTTCATGTTCCTGCTTCTGTGGGCATCTCAAGGTAACACTGGACCTGCCTGCTTCTGGCTCCTGCTCTACTTAATGAAGCATCCAGAAGCCATGAAGGCCATCAGCAAAGAGGTGGATAAAGTTCTGAAGGAAAATGGACAAGAGGTAAAAGCAGGAGGTGCCCTGATCAACCTAactagagacatgctgctgaagacgCCCATCCTAGACAGTGTTGTAGAAGAGACCTTGAGGCTGACCGCTGCCCCAGTGCTGATCAGAGCTGTCAAGGAGAACATGAACCTCAAAATGTCATCTGGAAAGGAATACGCCATTCGTAAAGGAGACCGTGTTGCCATTTTCCCATACACCGCTGTTCAGATGGATCCAGAAGTTCATCCAGAACCCGAGAAGTTCAAATACAACCGATTCCTGAATGAGGACGGCACCAAAAAGTCTGAGTTCTTCATAAATGGGAAGCGACTGAAATATTTCACCATGCCTTGGGGGGCCGGCACCACCATATGTCCTGGTCGCTTTTTTGCTATCAATGAACTGAAACAGTTTGTCTTCCTGATGCTGAGCTACTTCGAATTTGAGCTGGTCAATCCAAATGAAGAGATTCCAGATATTGATCCAAACCGGTGGGGGTTCGGCACCATGCAGCCCACCCATGACGTACCGTTCAAATACCGGTTACGTTACTAGTTGCACAAGTTTAATATCAATATCAAATCTAAAGAGGAACCCTGCCTAGGTCGATATTTTGTCACGTCATTTACAGACTGAGTATACAGTATGTCATCAGTGGAGTGTGTGAACTTGGACCACCATTGATCCCTAGAACACTGGTCCTCTATAGATGGGTATGAAGGGGCTCCAGGTCACACACTACACTAATGGGATCTTCTCACCTCCGCCGATAATTTATAAGAAGTTTATTTGCTGTGGACCCCCTACTTTATATATATTatagtgttgaggataagaattaagtaaccaaaaatacttaattcagccatttcatagactcaaatatat
Proteins encoded in this window:
- the LOC142259355 gene encoding 5-beta-cholestane-3-alpha,7-alpha-diol 12-alpha-hydroxylase-like, whose product is MALLLPILLAVLASVLGGLYMLGMFRKRRPNEPPLDKGTIPWLGYALDFRKNTAGFLKKMQKKHGDIFTVQIGGYYFTFVTDPLSFGPIVKEARSRLDFEQFALELVARVFGYHSGTNDHKLLEKASTKHLMGDGLVVMTQAMMDNLQNLMLHSVGSVDGEKKWQQDGLFNYSYNIVFRAGYLALFGNEPAKSQGNSEKAKKHDSDHSEKLFGEFRKYDKLFPRLAYAVLPPRDKLEAERLKRLFWNMLSIKRTLQKENISGWIIDQFQHRAENGMPEYMQDRFMFLLLWASQGNTGPACFWLLLYLMKHPEAMKAISKEVDKVLKENGQEVKAGGALINLTRDMLLKTPILDSVVEETLRLTAAPVLIRAVKENMNLKMSSGKEYAIRKGDRVAIFPYTAVQMDPEVHPEPEKFKYNRFLNEDGTKKSEFFINGKRLKYFTMPWGAGTTICPGRFFAINELKQFVFLMLSYFEFELVNPNEEIPDIDPNRWGFGTMQPTHDVPFKYRLRY